In a single window of the Orbaceae bacterium lpD04 genome:
- the lpoB gene encoding penicillin-binding protein activator LpoB, with translation MINLRKPFNKYISVIMLAVTLILAGCSSNVEYVTADNSDDAISLGLDSQDFEHAAQEALNSLLASNTLNKPGGGRYIVAIGKVVNDTTLRIDTDMLVKKIRIGMLQSGKAVITTAIAGNSKNVDDLIYDVRELRDNDEFKQDTIAGKGTLYAPDFSLTGKILQRISRTGKNKQLVEYYVQLTLTEIKSGLAYWENESTVRKLGSNKSTAW, from the coding sequence ATGATTAATTTACGCAAACCCTTTAATAAATATATCTCCGTTATTATGCTAGCAGTGACACTAATATTGGCCGGATGTTCATCTAACGTCGAATACGTTACTGCTGATAATTCCGACGATGCAATTAGTTTAGGGCTTGATAGCCAAGACTTTGAACATGCAGCGCAAGAAGCCCTTAATTCACTCCTTGCAAGCAATACATTAAATAAACCAGGTGGCGGGCGTTACATCGTTGCAATAGGTAAAGTAGTCAATGATACAACACTACGAATTGATACCGATATGTTAGTCAAAAAAATCCGAATTGGGATGCTACAATCAGGTAAAGCTGTCATCACAACTGCCATTGCAGGCAATAGTAAGAACGTCGATGATTTAATTTATGACGTGCGTGAATTACGAGATAATGACGAATTTAAACAAGATACAATTGCGGGTAAAGGCACACTTTATGCCCCTGATTTTTCTCTTACAGGTAAAATCTTACAGCGTATTTCGCGTACAGGAAAAAATAAACAACTCGTTGAATATTATGTACAACTTACATTAACCGAGATTAAAAGCGGCCTTGCTTATTGGGAAAATGAAAGCACTGTTCGTAAGTTAGGCAGCAATAAGTCTACGGCTTGGTAA
- a CDS encoding LTA synthase family protein, producing the protein MLALFPINAWIAFPLLLISMLLASFLRSKKAKLLIIILMTSLLVAELISIYFSGGFIDYQFYVNLNINDIIEGLAIFKLQAVLAIFAFFAFLIVQFKLANILQEKLNILLRLVILVIAALSLNYRHGPVDKLIEIYQVISAPKIPFTESLEKLNITNYPTKAQIETLAGKNIIVISLESFEQGFLGFGDITPNLNQLTQKYTFYPNIPMATGSSWTTASMYTYMTGMPFLVGGTNTTPLSDITKTHLVSLGDVLHKGGYQTRYIIGSPTFAGIGHIISMFGIDVICEKNYLGEYPKAPFGLYDKDTFDIAKRQLGELSTSDKPFALFISTISTHAPNGFYDKRMEPIIGQKESDILFSAASLDYNLSQFIHYLEQQGILENTVFYIFPDHLMMGSGTQTIANLSQKERFLYLLTNAKSADIAENVQSTIYQIDLPRIILDGAKIKTNARFLTDYLDHNMDKKQFVIDHKSAIATINRSAGSAD; encoded by the coding sequence ATGTTAGCTTTATTCCCGATTAATGCTTGGATTGCTTTTCCTTTATTGCTTATCTCGATGTTATTGGCCTCTTTTCTTCGTTCAAAAAAAGCGAAATTACTGATCATTATTTTAATGACTTCATTGTTAGTTGCAGAATTGATTTCGATCTATTTTAGTGGTGGATTTATTGATTATCAGTTTTATGTCAATCTTAACATTAATGACATTATTGAAGGCCTTGCAATTTTTAAGCTACAGGCTGTTTTGGCAATTTTTGCTTTTTTTGCCTTTCTTATTGTGCAGTTTAAATTGGCGAATATATTACAAGAAAAACTTAATATTTTACTTCGCCTTGTTATTTTAGTGATTGCCGCCTTATCACTGAATTATCGTCATGGGCCAGTTGATAAACTTATTGAAATATATCAAGTCATTAGTGCACCTAAGATACCGTTCACCGAGTCATTAGAAAAGCTGAATATTACTAATTACCCAACTAAAGCACAGATCGAAACGCTTGCAGGTAAAAATATCATTGTTATTTCATTAGAGTCTTTTGAGCAAGGTTTTTTAGGCTTTGGTGATATTACCCCTAATTTGAATCAGTTAACGCAAAAATACACATTTTATCCCAATATTCCGATGGCGACAGGAAGTTCTTGGACCACCGCATCAATGTATACTTATATGACGGGTATGCCATTTTTAGTTGGTGGCACCAATACCACGCCGTTAAGTGATATTACAAAGACCCATTTAGTTAGCTTGGGTGATGTACTACATAAAGGCGGCTATCAAACTCGTTATATTATCGGTAGTCCAACCTTTGCAGGGATCGGTCATATTATTTCGATGTTTGGTATTGATGTTATTTGTGAAAAAAATTATCTAGGTGAATATCCTAAAGCACCATTTGGCTTATATGATAAAGATACTTTTGATATTGCCAAAAGGCAGCTTGGTGAATTGTCGACAAGCGATAAGCCTTTTGCGTTATTTATCTCAACTATTTCAACCCATGCACCTAATGGTTTTTATGATAAAAGAATGGAGCCTATAATTGGTCAAAAAGAGAGTGATATATTATTTTCAGCAGCTTCTTTAGACTATAATTTAAGTCAATTTATTCATTATTTAGAGCAGCAAGGGATCCTTGAAAATACGGTATTCTATATTTTCCCTGATCATTTAATGATGGGATCTGGTACACAAACTATTGCTAATTTATCGCAAAAAGAACGGTTTTTATATTTATTAACGAATGCAAAATCAGCAGATATTGCTGAAAATGTGCAAAGTACGATCTATCAAATAGATTTACCTCGCATTATTTTAGATGGTGCAAAAATTAAAACCAATGCCCGTTTTTTAACTGATTATTTAGATCATAATATGGATAAAAAACAGTTTGTTATCGATCACAAATCAGCTATAGCGACAATCAATCGTTCTGCCGGTAGTGCTGATTAG
- a CDS encoding glycosyltransferase family protein, with amino-acid sequence MFYLSQLYKKDGQFWYDNHIDREIIDNEQGNMMKILFGIQGTGNGHISRCRTLAKALDEAGAQVDYIFSGRDAKDYFGMDAFGNYKIYEGMSFATKNGKINLRKTIQRIRGFRLIKDVRDLNLSQYDTIISDFEPVSAWAAHHQGRESLGISNQAVCQYFKPKEYGFVANTIMKFYAPVTKPVGLHWFHFGHALVPPMIDPLVCQQENGKIIVYLPFESLEDIINLLIPFSHDYEFECFHPQIKQETINNNVHLKPLSRDEFTNAVSCCSGIITNTGFALISEALVLGKKILTKPVSGQFEQIYNADCLAKLDLATVMDFLDQKTVQTWLTKPSPSPVIYPDVATQLANWIVSNQQESLSSLSNRLWQQTVFPANVQQRIKALGYAI; translated from the coding sequence TTGTTTTACTTATCACAATTATATAAAAAAGATGGACAATTCTGGTATGATAATCATATTGATAGAGAAATCATCGACAACGAGCAAGGAAATATGATGAAGATCCTATTTGGGATTCAAGGAACGGGTAATGGCCACATTAGCCGATGCAGAACACTCGCCAAAGCACTCGATGAGGCTGGAGCCCAAGTTGATTATATTTTTAGCGGCAGAGATGCCAAAGATTACTTTGGTATGGATGCATTTGGTAATTATAAAATTTATGAAGGTATGAGCTTTGCAACCAAAAATGGCAAAATAAACCTGCGTAAAACTATCCAACGCATCCGAGGCTTTCGCCTAATTAAAGACGTTCGCGATCTTAATTTATCACAATATGATACAATTATTAGTGATTTTGAACCTGTCAGTGCTTGGGCTGCCCACCACCAAGGACGAGAAAGTTTAGGGATCAGTAATCAAGCCGTTTGCCAATACTTTAAGCCTAAAGAATATGGCTTTGTTGCCAATACTATCATGAAATTTTATGCTCCGGTAACCAAACCTGTTGGCCTACACTGGTTTCATTTCGGCCATGCGCTAGTTCCCCCAATGATAGATCCTCTTGTTTGCCAGCAGGAAAATGGCAAAATTATTGTTTATCTACCGTTTGAATCACTTGAAGATATTATTAATTTACTCATTCCATTTAGTCACGATTATGAGTTTGAATGCTTTCATCCTCAAATCAAGCAAGAAACTATAAATAACAACGTTCATCTAAAACCATTAAGTCGTGATGAATTTACTAATGCTGTTTCTTGTTGTTCAGGAATTATTACCAATACCGGATTTGCACTTATTTCAGAAGCATTAGTACTTGGTAAAAAGATTTTAACTAAGCCAGTTTCTGGGCAATTTGAACAGATCTATAATGCGGATTGCTTAGCAAAGCTCGACCTTGCGACCGTAATGGATTTTCTTGATCAAAAAACAGTACAAACATGGTTAACTAAGCCATCCCCATCACCGGTTATTTATCCTGATGTAGCGACGCAGCTCGCTAATTGGATCGTGTCAAATCAGCAAGAATCGTTATCTTCACTCAGCAATCGATTATGGCAACAAACTGTATTCCCAGCGAATGTGCAGCAAAGAATCAAAGCGCTGGGTTACGCAATATAA
- the dacB gene encoding serine-type D-Ala-D-Ala carboxypeptidase: MKKIVFILISVILGSISYSYANDQAELSSYLSLLPKGTDLSILVETVEKKPSTLISYQSDQFKQPASVQKLITALAAELELGADFRFITRLQTNGKISNRQLKGDLIIQMSGDPTFTRKQLNEMLMVLKLKGVDKITGNIIIDSSIFMGHDKASGWSWNNLTSCYNTAPSATIIDGNCFYAGILPAQNIGEKATTSVSSIYPVTLTSNILTISNKSESFADKYCELDMIASEKNRYHLAGCVKHSSQKSYLKFAITDGFDYLSSILKTELAQKKIKFSGRITETKEPITKSLVPLAINQSAPLSELLTIMLKKSHNLIADTLYRTIGAHYFKIPGTWQNSSDAIKAILLQKADIDLANAVIVDGSGLSRLNLIDADKLMQVLQYIAANNDTLKIVEMLPIAGIDGTLQYRRSFANNELKSIIYAKTGYLEGNYNLAGFLKTNENQYIAFIQFISGYNHLNNPNEPKNSAIVKFEKAFYQNLLEENKID; encoded by the coding sequence ATGAAAAAAATAGTTTTTATCCTAATTAGCGTAATACTTGGCAGCATTAGTTATAGCTATGCAAATGACCAAGCAGAACTATCTTCATATTTATCACTTTTACCGAAAGGTACTGATTTATCAATTCTTGTTGAAACTGTCGAAAAAAAGCCCTCGACACTAATTAGCTACCAAAGTGATCAATTTAAGCAGCCTGCCAGTGTTCAAAAATTGATTACGGCACTTGCCGCAGAACTTGAGTTAGGCGCTGATTTTCGGTTTATTACTCGCTTACAAACCAATGGCAAGATTAGTAATAGGCAGCTCAAAGGCGATCTAATTATTCAAATGAGTGGTGATCCAACCTTTACTCGCAAACAACTTAACGAAATGTTAATGGTATTAAAACTCAAAGGGGTTGATAAAATAACGGGTAATATTATTATTGATAGCTCGATATTTATGGGTCATGATAAAGCTTCTGGCTGGTCTTGGAACAACCTAACTTCATGTTATAATACTGCACCATCAGCCACCATCATTGATGGGAACTGTTTTTATGCTGGAATATTACCGGCACAAAATATAGGTGAAAAAGCGACAACTTCAGTATCATCGATTTACCCGGTGACGCTCACTAGTAATATTTTAACGATAAGTAATAAGTCGGAGTCATTTGCCGACAAATACTGTGAACTTGACATGATCGCCAGCGAAAAAAATCGCTATCATTTGGCGGGCTGCGTTAAGCATAGCAGCCAAAAAAGTTACCTTAAATTTGCCATAACTGATGGATTTGACTATTTATCATCAATACTAAAAACCGAGCTTGCACAAAAAAAGATCAAGTTTTCTGGTCGAATTACTGAAACAAAAGAGCCGATCACAAAATCACTGGTACCTTTAGCGATTAATCAGTCAGCACCATTATCTGAATTACTGACAATTATGCTCAAAAAATCACATAATTTAATCGCGGATACGCTCTATAGAACAATCGGTGCTCACTATTTTAAGATCCCAGGAACATGGCAAAACTCAAGTGATGCGATAAAAGCAATATTACTTCAAAAAGCCGATATTGACTTAGCTAATGCCGTAATTGTTGATGGTTCAGGCCTATCAAGGCTAAATCTTATTGATGCAGATAAACTCATGCAGGTACTACAATATATCGCGGCAAATAACGATACCTTAAAAATAGTTGAAATGTTACCCATTGCAGGTATTGATGGTACATTACAATACCGCAGAAGCTTTGCGAATAATGAATTAAAGTCAATTATCTATGCAAAAACAGGTTACTTAGAAGGCAACTATAACCTTGCTGGTTTTCTAAAAACCAACGAGAATCAATATATTGCCTTTATTCAGTTTATTTCTGGTTATAATCACCTTAATAATCCAAATGAACCTAAAAACAGCGCGATTGTTAAATTTGAAAAAGCGTTTTATCAAAACTTACTAGAAGAAAACAAAATAGATTAA